A region from the Candidatus Paceibacterota bacterium genome encodes:
- the rplW gene encoding 50S ribosomal protein L23 — translation MITLFGKKKKKEKEKEKEKEIKKDKKDKKELKEIKEIKEIKKETRVIAPGKSDIAWRSLKQPLISEKATFLEEQGKYIFKVLERTNKREIKKAIEDIYRAKVDKVNIMNT, via the coding sequence ATGATAACTTTATTTGGTAAAAAGAAAAAAAAGGAGAAAGAGAAAGAGAAAGAGAAAGAGATAAAAAAGGATAAGAAAGATAAAAAAGAATTAAAAGAAATAAAAGAAATAAAAGAAATAAAAAAAGAAACCAGGGTCATTGCCCCTGGTAAGAGTGATATTGCGTGGCGTTCATTAAAACAGCCTTTAATTTCAGAAAAAGCGACATTTCTTGAAGAACAAGGTAAATATATTTTTAAAGTTTTAGAAAGAACAAATAAGCGAGAAATCAAAAAAGCAATTGAAGATATTTATAGAGCAAAAGTCGATAAAGTAAACATTATGAACACA